GGCCAATCGCCAGCAGCAGCTGCGGGTCTTGGCCACTGATCTCGGCAAAGCGCCCGGGCAGCAGATTGGCCTGCAGCAGTGGCACCGACTCTCCGTGGCGGTCGGTGTGCCAGGTCAGGGTCTCCTTCCACGGCCAGATCTTGTTCAGCGAACCGAGCATCAGCCCGGTAAGGAACGCCAGGCTCAGGTCGCGCCAACGCACCAGCAACCAGCGCAGAATGCTGGCGAAGCTGACGATGCCGACCAGGCAACCGCTGGCGAACAGCACCAGCACACCGACATCCAGGCTTTTGACGGCGCCGAGCACGAAGGGGTAGAGCCCCAGCAGCACCAGGATGAAGCTTCCGGAGATGCCCGGCAGGATCATCGCGCAGATGGCGACGGCGCCGGCGAAAAACAGGCTGAGCGGATCGTGCCCCCACTGCATCGGCGCCGCCACGGTAATCCAGTAGGCGAAGGCCATACCGAGGATGAAGCTGAGCCCGCGACTCCAGTTCCAGCGCTGAATCTCCCGCGCCACGATGTGGGAGGAGACCAGAATCAAACCGAAGAAGAACGACCATACCGGAATGGGTTGCTCAACCAGCAGATAGCTGATCAGCCGCGCCAGACTCAGCACACTGGTGAGAATGCCGGCCAGCAGGACCATCAGGAAGGTCGCATTGGCCGCCTGCCAGGCCGCCACGATACGCCCGCGCAGCAACATTCCCAGCGCTGCCGGCACGCTGGCGATCGAGCGCAGCAGCTCATCATAAATGCCGCTGATAAAGGCGACGGTACCACCGGACACCCCGGGCACCACGTCGGCCGCGCCCATGGCTATGCCTTTGGCATAGAGCAGAAAATGTTTCTTCATGGATCCATCCAGTTACGCGAAAGGTCAGGCCAAGGGCCCATTGAGCAGCGGCACGAAACGCACGGCGTCCAGCACGTGCCGGGCAAATCCGTGTTCCTCGCGAACGATCAGCAACAGCTGCTGCACATCGCCGGTGCCGACCGGAATCACCAGGCGTCCGCCCGGGGCCAACTGATCGAGCAGGGCCTGGGGCACCTCGGAAGCCGCCGCGGTGACGATGATGCCGTTGTAGGGCGCCAGCGCCGACCAGCCCTCCCAGCCATCCCCCCAACGGAACACCACGTTGCGCAGGTTCAGTTCGCTCAGGCGTTCCTTGGCCCGCTCCTGCAACCCCTGGATGCGTTCGACGGTGAACACCCGCTCCACCAGTTGAGCGAGGATCGCGGTCTGGTAACCGGAACCGGTGCCGATCTCCAGCACCTTGTCCAGCGGGCCGGCCGCCAGCAGCAGCTCGCTCATCCGCGCCACCATATAGGGCTGGGAGATGGTCTGGTTACTGCCGATCGGCAGCGCCGTGTCTTCGTAGGCGCGATGGGCCAGGGCCTCATCGACGAACAGATGACGGGGCGTGCGGCGGATGGCTTCGAGCACGTGGGCGTTGGACAGGCCCTCCTCGTACAGGCGCTGGATCAACCGCTCGCGGGTGCGCTGCGAGGTCATACCAATGCCCCGGCGCTGCAGTTCGCCCTGGTCCCGGTTCATCAAAGCAGGCTCTCCAGCCAAGGTTGCAGGCCGGCCAAGCCTTCCCTGAAGGTGCGGTCCAACTGCAGCGGGGTCACCGACACATAGCCTTCCATCACCGCATGAAAATCCGTTCCCGGACCGCCATCCTCGGCGGCGCCGGCGGCGGAAATCCAGTAGCCCTCCTTGCCCCGCGGATTGACCACCTTGACCGGCGCCGCCGCCCGCGCACGGTGTCCCAGGCGCGTCAGCTGGATACCGCGGATCTGCTCCAGCGGCAGGTTGGGGACATTGACGTTGAGCACCGTGCGCGGCGGCAGGTCGAGGCGCTCATGGGCGGCCACCAGCTTGCGTGCGAAATAGGCGGCAGTCGGCAGATGGTCCGGTGCCCGCGACAACAGCGAAAAGGCGAAGGCCGGGCGCAGCAGGAAGCGCCCCTCCAGGGCGGCGGCCACGGTGCCGGAATACAGCACGTCATCGCCCAGGTTGGCGCCAAGGTTGATCCCCGACACCACCAGATCGGCCAGTTCGGGCAGCAGGCCATTGAGCCCCAGGTGCACGCAATCGGTGGGCGTGCCGTTGATGCTGATGAAGCCGTTGGCCAAGGTCTGCGGGTGCAGCGGCCGGTCCAGGGTCAGGGAGCTGCTGGCGCCACTGCGGTCCTGGTCGGGCGCGATCACCGTGCAATCGGCATAGTCGAGCAGCGCAGCATGCAGCGCGGCGAGACCCGGCGCCGCTACGCCGTCGTCGTTAGAAATCAGAATACGCATGGGTTATCCGTCTGCCCTGCCGGCAGCAGATCGACGAGTTCGCGCACCAAAACGGTGGCGAAGCATCCAGCCGGCAGGACGAATTCCAGTTGCAGAATGTCAGGCTCCGGATAATGCCACGTCAAACCGCCGATGGGGAGGCGCAGGATGCGCCGTTCGTGCTGCAGGCCCGCTTCTGCCAGCCAATCGACCAGCCCTGACTCGTCCAGGCTCAGGCGCTGCTCCAGCTCCTGGGCGGCGCCACCGGCCGGTGAGGGGCCGACGCCCCACAGCGGCCCGGTCGGGTGCAGGTCGAGCAGCGCCAGGCGTGGATCGCTGCACTCGGCCTCGCCGGCCATGAAGAAGCTGCGGCTGTCGGTGAAGGCCAGCAGGTCGCCGACCTGCGCCCGGTTCCAGCTGCCGGCGGCCACCCGCGCGGCCAGGGCACGGTTGAACAGGTAACTGCGCGCCGCCGAGAGCACCCGCGAGCGCACATTGCGCTTCTCCGGCAGGCTGTTGCCCGCGGCGAAGTGCCGGGCATGGGCCAGGTTGCCGCCCTCATGACCGAAGCGTTGCGCCCCGTAGTAATTGGGGATGCCCTGGGCGGCGATCTGCTGCAGACGCTGGTCCAGTGCCGCAACATCGGCCTTGAGCTGGGTCAGGCGCAGGGTGAAGCCATTGGCGGCATGGGCACCGCGCTGCAGCTTGCGGCTGTGCCGCACCTGCTTGAGGACGCTCAGGCTGGCGTCTTGCGCCGCGCTCAGATCGGGATCGAGCTTGCCCGGCAGGTGCAGGCTGAACCATTGCCGGGTCAGGGCTTGGCGATCCTTCAGGCCGGCGTAGCTGATCATCCGCAGCGGCACGCCAGCGGCACGGGCAATGCGCTTGGCGGCCTCCTCGGTATTGAGTTCGCGCTTCTCCACCCACAGCCAGAGGTGTTCGCCCTCGCCGGCCAGGGGAATGTCCAGCACCTCGTCGACCTGAAAGTCTTCCGCGCTGGCCTTGAGCAGCGCAGTGCCGCAGGCCGGGCCGTGGGCGCGCGGGCCGAGCAGTTCGAGCTCGGTCATGGGCCGACCAACAGCGCCACGGCATGCACCGCAATGCCTTCCTCGCGACCGGTAAAGCCGAGCTTCTCGGTGGTGGTGGCCTTGACGTTGACCTGATCCAGGTCGACCTGCAGGTCTGCGGCGATCCGCTCGCGCATGGCCGGAATATGCGGGGCCATCTTCGGCGCCTGGGCGACTATGGTGGCGTCGACATTGCCGACCCGCCAGCCCTTGGCCTGGATCAGGCCGAGCACGTGGCGCAGCAGCGCCCGGCTGTCGGCGCCCTTGAAGCGCGGGTCGGTGTCAGGGAAATGCTGGCCGATATCGCCCAGCGCCGCGGCTCCGAGCAACGCATCGCTCAGCGCGTGCAGCAGCACATCGCCGTCGGAATGGGCGATCAGCCCGAACTTGTGGGGAATCTGCACGCCGCCGAGGGTGACGAACTCGCCCTCGCCGAAGCGGTGTACGTCGTAGCCGTGACCAATACGCATAAAGAACAACGCCCTGAAAATTCAGGGCGTGATTCTACAGGAGTATCGGCGACTGGGCGCTTTCAGCCCTGCAAGGCCTGCGCGTGATGGCGCAGGTGATCGCCGATGAAGCTGGCGATGAAGTAGTAGCTGTGGTCGTAGCCCGGCTGCAGACGCAACGTCAGCGGATGCTCCGCGGCCTGGGCGGCGGCCTGCAATGCCTCCGGCTTGAGCTGGTTGGCCAGGAAGTCATCGCGATCGCCCTGATCGACCAGGATCGGCAACTTCTCCTCGGACTCGGCCAGCAGCGCGCAGGCATCCCACTCGCGCCAGCGCGAACGATCCTCGCCGAGGAAACGGGAGAACGCCTTCTCGCCCCAGGGACAGTTCATCGGGTTGCTGATCGGCGAGAAGGCCGACAGCGACCGGTAACGCCCCGGGTTGCGCAGCGCGCAGACCAGGGCGCCATGGCCGCCCATGGAGTGACCGCTGATGCCGCGCTTGTCCGATACGGGAAAGTTGGCCTCGATCAGCGCGGGCAATTCCTGCACCACGTAGTCGTGCATGCGGTAATGCCGAGCCCAGGGCTCCTGGGTCGCATTCAGGTAGAAGCCGGCGCCCAGACCGAAGTCCCAGGCCCCTTCAGGGTCGGCGGGGACATCGGCGCCACGGGGGCTGGTGTCCGGCGCCACGATGATCAGTCCCAGCTCCGCGGCCAGGCGCTGGGCTCCGGCCTTCTGCATGAAGTTCTCGTCGGTGCAGGTGAGGCCCGACAGCCAGTACAGCACCGGCAGCTTGGCGCCCTGCTCGGCCTGCGGCGGCAGGTAGACGGCGAACACCATGTCGCAGTTCAGGGTGCTGGAGCGATGACGGTAACGCTTGTGCCAGCCGCCGAAGCTTTTCTGGCAAGACAGATTTTCCAAAGTCATGACCTTCTCCGTAGGGTGGAAAGCGCCTCGCGTTCTCCACCGCTGGACGGTGGATGCCGGAAGCGGCATCCACCTCGAGCAATCAGAAGTGAATTACGGTGCGGATGCTCTTGCCTTCGTGCATCAGGTCGAAGGCCTGGTTGATGTCGTCCAGCGGCATGTTGTGGGTAATGAAGGTGTCCAGGGGGATCTCGCCCTTCTGCGACTTCTCGACATAACCCGGCAGCTCGGTGCGGCCCTTGACGCCACCGAAGGCGCTACCACGCCAGACCCGGCCGGTGACCAGCTGGAACGGACGGGTGCTGATCTCGGTACCGGCCGGCGCCACGCCAATGATGGTCGACTCGCCCCAGCCCTTGTGGCAGCACTCCAGCGCCGCACGCATCAGCTGCACGTTGCCGATGCACTCGAAGCTGTAGTCGACTCCGCCGTCGGTCATCTCGACGATGACGTCCTGGATCGGCTTGGCATGGTCCTTGGGATTGACGAAGTCGGTCATGCCCAGCTCACGGGCCACGGCTTCCTTGGCCGGGTTGATGTCGATACCGATGATGCGCGAGGCCTTGGCCATCTTCGCACCGATGATCGCCGCCAGGCCGATGCCGCCCAGACCGAAGATCGCCACGGTGGCGCCCTCTTCGACCTTGGCGGTGTTGAGCACCGCACCGATGCCGGTGGTGACGCCGCAGCCCAGCAGGCAGACCTTGTCCAGCGGCGCTTCCTTCGGGATCACGGCAACCGAGACTTCCGGCAGCACGGTGTACTCGGAGAAGGTCGAGCAGCCCATGTAGTGGTAGACCGGCTGACCCTGGTAGGAGAAGCGCGAGGTGCCGTCCGGCATCAGGCCCTTGCCCTGGGTGGCACGGACCGAGCTGCACAGGTTGGTCTTGTTGGACTTGCAGAACTTGCACTGGCCGCACTCGGCGGTGTACAGCGGGATCACGTGATCGCCCACTTTGACCGAGGTCACCCCTTCGCCAACCGCCTCGACCACACCACCGCCCTCGTGACCCAGGATGCAGGGGAACACGCCCTCGGAATCCTGACCCGACAGGGTGTAGGCATCGGTGTGGCAGACACCGGTGGCGACGATGCGCACCAGCACTTCGCCGGCCTGGGGCGGCGCGACGTCTACTTCGACGATTTGCAGCGGTTGGTTGGCGGCAAAGGCCACGGCAGCACGGGACTTGATCATGTTCGCTCTCCGGCGGGTTGCAAAAGTGGCGGAAAGTATAGATCAGCGGTTTACGTCAATAATCAGCCGCCCGTAAAAACATTATTGCCATACAGGGACAATAGCCCCTTCTAGCACCTAGAATCGCGCCATCGACAAGGCACAAGGAGCGCGGCGATGAACCGCTGGGAAGGACTGGATGAATTCGTCGCGGTGGCCGAGTGCGGCCAGTTCACCGCGGCGGCGGAGCGCCTGGGGCTGTCGTCCTCCCAGGTCAGCCGGCAGATAGCCCGCCTGGAGGAGCGCCTGCAGACCCGGCTGTTCTACCGCAGCACCCGCCGGGTGGCGCTGACCGAGGCCGGGCAGACCTTCCTGCAGCATTGCCAGCGCCTGCAGGACGCCCGCGAAGAGGCGCTGCGCGCCGTTGGCGACCTGGGCAGCGCGCCCAAGGGGCTGCTGCGCATGACCTGCGCGGTGGCCTACGGCGAGCGCTTCATCGTGCCACTGGTGACCGACTTCATGAGCCGACATCCGCAATTGAGGGTCGAGATCGAACTGAGCAACCGCACCCTGGACATGGTCCAGGAGGGCCTGGACCTGGCCATTCGCCTGGGCCGCTTGCAGGACTCGCGCCTGGTGGCCACGCGCCTGGCGCCGCGGCAGATGTACCTGTGCGCGGCGCCGGCCTATCTGCAGCAATACGGCCGCCCCCACAGTCTGTCCGAGCTGAGCCGGCACAACTGCCTGATTGGCAGCTCCGACATTTGGACCTTTCAGCTCAACGGCCGTGAATCGGCGCAGCGGGTTCAGGGTAACTGGCGCTGCAACAGCGGCCAGTCGGTGCTGGAGGCGGCATTGCGCGGCCTAGGCCTGTGCCAGTTGCCCGACTACTACGTGTTGGAACACCTGCGCAGCGGCGCGCTGGTGTCGCTGCTGGCCAACCAGCAGCCGCCCAACACCGCGGTCTGGGCGCTCTATCCGCAGCAACGCCACCTGTCGCCGAAGGTGCGTCAGCTGGTGGACTTCCTCAAGGACGGCCTGGCGCAGCGCCGCGAATACAACCTGAAGCACTGGCCGGAGATAGAAGGGAGCGATGGTCAAGGCTGACGCCAGAGCAGCGCCAGACTCTGCAGGTCTTCCGGTCGGGTTACCTTGAGGTTGTCGGCGCGTCCCTCGATCAGGCGCGGCGCGTGGCCAGCCCACTCGATCGCCGAAGCCTCGTCGGTGATCGCCACGCCGGACACCAGGGCATCGGCCAGCGCCCGATGCAGCTGGCCGAGGCGAAACATCTGCGGCGTGTAGGCGTGCCAGATCGGCGCACGGTCGACGGTTTGCTGCACCCGGCCATCGGCGCCGGCGCGCTTGAGGGTGTCGCGCGCCGGCACGGCCAGCAGGCCGCCGACCGGGTCGTCGGCAAGCTCGCCGAGCAGCAGGTCGAGGTCGCCGCGCGTCAGGTTGGGTCGCGCCGCGTCGTGCACCAGCACCCAGTCCTGCTCCTCGGCGCCCAGCTCCGCCAGGCGATGCAGGCCGGCCAGCACCGAGTCGGCACGCTCGCACCCACCTTCGGCGCGCTGGATGCGCCCGTCCTCGGCGCACGCCAGGGCCGGCCAGTAGGGGTCGTCGGCCGCCAGGCTGACGACCAGGCCGCGCAACTGCGGATGATCGAGAAAGCAGGCCAGGGTGTGCTCGAGAATGGTCCTACCGGCCAGTTCCAGGTACTGCTTGGGGCGGTCGGCGCGCATGCGACTGCCGACACCGGCGGCCGGAATCAGCGCCCAGAAAGGAGGCAGGCTGGAAGCAGTCATTCGGTCAACTGGAAGAGGGTCTCGCCCTCTTTGACCATGCCCAGCTCGTGACGGGCGCGCTCTTCGACGGTCTCCATGCCTTTCTTCAACTCCATCACCTCGGCCTCGAGGATACGGTTGCGCTCCAGCAGGCGCTGGTTCTCGCCTTGCTGGTCGGCGATCTGCTGCTTCAGGTCGGCCACCTGGGCCAGGCTGCCATCACCCACCCACAGGCGGTACTGCAAGCCGGCGAGCAGCAGAACCAACATCAGCCACAACCAATAGGGGCTACGCATAGGGGAAAAAGCATCCGAACGAAAAAGGGGCGACTCGCGCCGCCCCTCTTTTACCACGACTGAGTTCAACCACGGAACTCGGCGCGACCCCGATAGGCGGCCTTGCCGGCCAGCTGCTCTTCGATGCGCAGCAGCTGGTTGTACTTCGACACGCGATCGGAGCGGCACAGCGAACCGGTCTTGATCTGGCCGGCGGCAGTACCCACCGCCAGGTCGGCAATGGTGCTGTCCTCGGTTTCGCCGGAGCGGTGCGAGATCACCGCGGTGTAGCCGGCGGCCTTGGCCATCTGGATGGCCTCCAGGGTCTCGGTCAGCGAGCCGATCTGGTTGAACTTGATCAGGATCGAGTTGCCGATGGACTCGTCGATGCCGCGCTTGAGGATCTTGGTGTTGGTGACAAACAGGTCGTCGCCGACCAGCTGCACCTTGGCGCCGATCTTGTCGGTCAGCACCTTCCAGCCGGCCCAGTCGGACTCGTCC
The genomic region above belongs to Pseudomonas benzenivorans and contains:
- a CDS encoding LysR substrate-binding domain-containing protein translates to MNRWEGLDEFVAVAECGQFTAAAERLGLSSSQVSRQIARLEERLQTRLFYRSTRRVALTEAGQTFLQHCQRLQDAREEALRAVGDLGSAPKGLLRMTCAVAYGERFIVPLVTDFMSRHPQLRVEIELSNRTLDMVQEGLDLAIRLGRLQDSRLVATRLAPRQMYLCAAPAYLQQYGRPHSLSELSRHNCLIGSSDIWTFQLNGRESAQRVQGNWRCNSGQSVLEAALRGLGLCQLPDYYVLEHLRSGALVSLLANQQPPNTAVWALYPQQRHLSPKVRQLVDFLKDGLAQRREYNLKHWPEIEGSDGQG
- a CDS encoding protein-L-isoaspartate(D-aspartate) O-methyltransferase, encoding MTSQRTRERLIQRLYEEGLSNAHVLEAIRRTPRHLFVDEALAHRAYEDTALPIGSNQTISQPYMVARMSELLLAAGPLDKVLEIGTGSGYQTAILAQLVERVFTVERIQGLQERAKERLSELNLRNVVFRWGDGWEGWSALAPYNGIIVTAAASEVPQALLDQLAPGGRLVIPVGTGDVQQLLLIVREEHGFARHVLDAVRFVPLLNGPLA
- a CDS encoding S-(hydroxymethyl)glutathione dehydrogenase/class III alcohol dehydrogenase, yielding MIKSRAAVAFAANQPLQIVEVDVAPPQAGEVLVRIVATGVCHTDAYTLSGQDSEGVFPCILGHEGGGVVEAVGEGVTSVKVGDHVIPLYTAECGQCKFCKSNKTNLCSSVRATQGKGLMPDGTSRFSYQGQPVYHYMGCSTFSEYTVLPEVSVAVIPKEAPLDKVCLLGCGVTTGIGAVLNTAKVEEGATVAIFGLGGIGLAAIIGAKMAKASRIIGIDINPAKEAVARELGMTDFVNPKDHAKPIQDVIVEMTDGGVDYSFECIGNVQLMRAALECCHKGWGESTIIGVAPAGTEISTRPFQLVTGRVWRGSAFGGVKGRTELPGYVEKSQKGEIPLDTFITHNMPLDDINQAFDLMHEGKSIRTVIHF
- the ispD gene encoding 2-C-methyl-D-erythritol 4-phosphate cytidylyltransferase codes for the protein MTASSLPPFWALIPAAGVGSRMRADRPKQYLELAGRTILEHTLACFLDHPQLRGLVVSLAADDPYWPALACAEDGRIQRAEGGCERADSVLAGLHRLAELGAEEQDWVLVHDAARPNLTRGDLDLLLGELADDPVGGLLAVPARDTLKRAGADGRVQQTVDRAPIWHAYTPQMFRLGQLHRALADALVSGVAITDEASAIEWAGHAPRLIEGRADNLKVTRPEDLQSLALLWRQP
- a CDS encoding DUF368 domain-containing protein, with protein sequence MKKHFLLYAKGIAMGAADVVPGVSGGTVAFISGIYDELLRSIASVPAALGMLLRGRIVAAWQAANATFLMVLLAGILTSVLSLARLISYLLVEQPIPVWSFFFGLILVSSHIVAREIQRWNWSRGLSFILGMAFAYWITVAAPMQWGHDPLSLFFAGAVAICAMILPGISGSFILVLLGLYPFVLGAVKSLDVGVLVLFASGCLVGIVSFASILRWLLVRWRDLSLAFLTGLMLGSLNKIWPWKETLTWHTDRHGESVPLLQANLLPGRFAEISGQDPQLLLAIGLALFGVLLVLGLEWLAARLQQNAGCRD
- the fghA gene encoding S-formylglutathione hydrolase; amino-acid sequence: MTLENLSCQKSFGGWHKRYRHRSSTLNCDMVFAVYLPPQAEQGAKLPVLYWLSGLTCTDENFMQKAGAQRLAAELGLIIVAPDTSPRGADVPADPEGAWDFGLGAGFYLNATQEPWARHYRMHDYVVQELPALIEANFPVSDKRGISGHSMGGHGALVCALRNPGRYRSLSAFSPISNPMNCPWGEKAFSRFLGEDRSRWREWDACALLAESEEKLPILVDQGDRDDFLANQLKPEALQAAAQAAEHPLTLRLQPGYDHSYYFIASFIGDHLRHHAQALQG
- the truD gene encoding tRNA pseudouridine(13) synthase TruD, which produces MTELELLGPRAHGPACGTALLKASAEDFQVDEVLDIPLAGEGEHLWLWVEKRELNTEEAAKRIARAAGVPLRMISYAGLKDRQALTRQWFSLHLPGKLDPDLSAAQDASLSVLKQVRHSRKLQRGAHAANGFTLRLTQLKADVAALDQRLQQIAAQGIPNYYGAQRFGHEGGNLAHARHFAAGNSLPEKRNVRSRVLSAARSYLFNRALAARVAAGSWNRAQVGDLLAFTDSRSFFMAGEAECSDPRLALLDLHPTGPLWGVGPSPAGGAAQELEQRLSLDESGLVDWLAEAGLQHERRILRLPIGGLTWHYPEPDILQLEFVLPAGCFATVLVRELVDLLPAGQTDNPCVF
- the ftsB gene encoding cell division protein FtsB, with amino-acid sequence MRSPYWLWLMLVLLLAGLQYRLWVGDGSLAQVADLKQQIADQQGENQRLLERNRILEAEVMELKKGMETVEERARHELGMVKEGETLFQLTE
- the ispF gene encoding 2-C-methyl-D-erythritol 2,4-cyclodiphosphate synthase yields the protein MRIGHGYDVHRFGEGEFVTLGGVQIPHKFGLIAHSDGDVLLHALSDALLGAAALGDIGQHFPDTDPRFKGADSRALLRHVLGLIQAKGWRVGNVDATIVAQAPKMAPHIPAMRERIAADLQVDLDQVNVKATTTEKLGFTGREEGIAVHAVALLVGP
- the surE gene encoding 5'/3'-nucleotidase SurE, with protein sequence MRILISNDDGVAAPGLAALHAALLDYADCTVIAPDQDRSGASSSLTLDRPLHPQTLANGFISINGTPTDCVHLGLNGLLPELADLVVSGINLGANLGDDVLYSGTVAAALEGRFLLRPAFAFSLLSRAPDHLPTAAYFARKLVAAHERLDLPPRTVLNVNVPNLPLEQIRGIQLTRLGHRARAAAPVKVVNPRGKEGYWISAAGAAEDGGPGTDFHAVMEGYVSVTPLQLDRTFREGLAGLQPWLESLL